GATCCTGGGGCGCACGCAGGCGAGCCAGCCCGCACGCCCCGCACGCTGCTCGTCGATACGGATGTCCTGATCCATCTTCAGGAAGACGAAAGCCGCGAGGAGGTCACCCTCTACAGCGTGCCGGGATCGATGCAGGAAGTCGCCTGGTTGTCCGAGCGCACCGAGGCGTGGTCGCACGTGCTGCCCCATCCTGCGCAGGAGCAATCCGTGTGCACGCTCACCGTGAATCACGAGACACGCGAGGTCTTCCTGTCCGAGACCTGGCCCCGTGCGGCGCTTGACCAGGTCACGCTGGGCGAGGAACTGAACACCCATGCCGAGCGGCATCGCCTGTGGCGGCGCATGCTGCTGGTGCCGCAGGATGGTGGCGTCGAACCTTCCCCGTCTCTTCTTTAAAGGCTGAGGTCCCATGAGTACTCCAAGGAGTAGAACGCAGCGCATGACCGGCATGGGTTGCCAGCCACCGTTGATCTCGCGCTCCCCAGGCACTTCAACCCTTCAGCAGAGCGAAGTTGTAGAAATTTCCCATCAGGGCCAGTACATTCCGGCATATCTCCAACCGACCGCGCTGCCTCGTGTCCAACACGTCGTGCCCGTGGGGCACGGGCAGTACCCTTCCGATTTCCCAAACCAATTGCCCCCGATCGTGGAGCGCGATGCGTATCGCGTGCTCCAGTTGCCCCTTCCACCGTTCATGGACAAATGGTTGAAGCCCGGTTCTGAGCGCCTGGATTCCTACCTGCTGCCCGACATCGGGTCGCCGTCTTCAAGCAAGCTCCCCGAAGTCGGCTCTCCGCCTGGCAAGCGATCCTGGCCATTCGCCGGCAACGTGCCACCGGTCGAGCTGGCGCGCTTGCATGGCTCTACGCTCCCAAAGTCGCAACCGCCGGAAGCGCCGCAAATCCGGACCCTCGATCTGGACGAAGTCGAGGCGCGCTTGATGGCGTCTCAGAATCCGCAGAAATTGACCCCCGAGACTCCAGAACTGCCGAAGAGTCGTCCTCTCGTCGACAAGCTTGTGACGACCGATGCCTTCTTCTCGTCTGATGATGCAGATCTCGATCCGGTTGCGTTTGTGTGCGCCGTAAAGAGTCTCTCCCTGCGCTCGCACCAGGGCACGCTGCTTGATCTGCAGGAATATGACTCCTACGAGGAGATGGCCGAATTCGTCAAGACCCTGGCGCCCAACGAAAGTCAGAATCTGTTGACCCCGATGCGGAACTGGAAAGCGGCGGGGAAACTGTACGAGACCAAAATGATTGGACTGCTGATTCTGGAAACCGACTATGTCCCATCGCCGAAGCAATTGAAAGAATTCATGGGTGATCTTCCTTGCGCTTGGCCGCGCGCGCTGGAGCACTTGCGCAAGCCTTGCCTGGATAGGCATGTCGACAATGCAAGAAGGAAAACACGAGTCGCTTTATCGAGAGCAGAGTTTGTTCGAAGGCTGACTGCGCGCTATCCGGACCCGCCGAAGCTCCATGGTTGAGCATGGGCCACGCGGGCATCCACGTGCATCCAGGTGCCGTGCTCCAGCGGAACACGTTCTGCGCAAGCCCGCTCTCGTTGTCTCGATTCATCCTCATGAACCATGCGATGAGGCCGACGGCGAGAGACGGGGCGGGGGAACCGGGCGAATATGCGTTCCTGTTTTCTCCCCAGCAAGTCTTTCTATCGATCATGGAGCCATCCCATCTGCGCGATCTGCTTGCTGGACTTGCCTTCGCTGACGAGTTGCAGGCATTGCGTCTGCCGCATCGTCAGGCGTGGCACGTCCGCACCGGGGTTCGACGCGGCAGGGAACACCTGCGCTGCCCCCGGCATTCGTAGCACTTCGATCTAGAGTCCAGGGGTTTGCATCGTAGTTGATGCGACTGTTTGCGCGTTGCTGCCAGCGAGCTGGCAGCAACGCGCGGCGAACACGGCCGGCGGCACGTACCCCAGGGTACTGTGCGGCCGGCGATGGTTGTAGTCCTCGCGCCAGTTGTCGATGACGCTGCGCATGTGGCTCAAGCTGGCAAACCAGTGCTGCGACAGGCACTCGTCGCGGAAGCGGCTGTTGAAGCTCTCGATGTAGGCGTTCTGCACCGGCTTGCCGGGCTGGATGAAGCGCAGCTCCACGCCGTTCTTCGCCGCCCAGGTCTGCATCGTGCGTCCGGCGAACTCCGGGCCGTTGTCGGTGCGGATCACCTTGGGCAAGCCCCGCTCGGCCTTGGCCTGGTCTAGCACGCGCGTCACGTACAGCGCGGGGATCGATGTGTCGGCAACGATCTGCACCGACTCCTTGGAACAGTCGTCCACCACCGTCAGCGTCTTTACCCGCCGGCCATTGGCCAGCTCATCAAACACAAAGTCCATGCTCCACACCTCGTTGGGTTGTGTCGGGCGTACCAGTGGCTGGCGCTCTGGCACCGGCAGCTTCTTGCGCCGCCGCTTTCGCACCATCAAGCCCTCTTCGCGATAGATCCGGTAGGTGCGCTTCACGTTGATGGCCCAACCGTCGATTTGCAGCCGGCTGTGCAGCATGCGGTAGCCGTGGCGGCGGTGCTGCCCCGCGAGCTCCTTCAGGCGCTCGCGCAAGGCCGCATTGCCGTCGTCGCGGGGTTCGTAGCGCAGCGTGCTGGCACTCATGCCCACCAGCCTGAGGGCCCGGCGTTCGCTCAGGCCCAGACCCCGAAACTGCCGCACGACCTCGCGCCGCGCCGCCACGGCCTTCACTTTCCCTTGAGCACCTCGCGCATGGCGTCGATCTCGAGCATCGAGTTGGCCAGCAGCTTCTTCAGCTTAGTGTTCTCTGCCTCCAGCGACTTCAGGCGCTGCGCGTCCGAGACGTTCATGCCACCGAACTTAGCCTTCCAGGCGTAGTAGCTCGGCTCGCTGAAGCCATGCTTCCTGCACAGCTCCTTGACCGGCATGCCCGCATCGGCCTCACGCAGGAAGCCAATGATCTGTTCCTCGGTGTATCGCTTCTTCATCGGTCCGATCTCCATTTCGGGTTGATCGGACTCTAGACCTAAGCTCTACGAATTTCCGGGGGCAGCGCAGCCTAGCCGAACTGTCCGCCTCATTTGCTCTGTTCTGATGAGCAAAACACATCACTTGATTTCAGTTCGCGTCTGCACTGATAGATGGTGTTGCTCTTCATCACCGAGCCGGAAATCTTGACGATGCGGCTCAGGTCTTGAACTGCTTGTTCCAGCGACTACACGTCTTGTCCTAACCGGTACATGCCGAGACTGAACAGGGACACAGGTCAACTTGCTGACCAGCGGCGTGGGCTCAGCGTTAACGAAACCCCAGGCCCTAGTCAAGCTAGTGCAACTATGTTGGGAAAGCGTCTATGCATGTGGTTCTTCTCCTCTCTTGTTTGGGGATGAAGAGTAGCGCGGACGCTCCCGACTTGGCGCGGCAGATTTCACGTTTTGTGGGTGCTTCTAGGCATGGCGTCGGCCTTCCACATTGGAAGGCCGTTTTCAAGCGAAGGCGTAGCCTTTCGGGCGATTTGCCTACAGATTGCCTACAACC
Above is a window of Variovorax sp. RA8 DNA encoding:
- a CDS encoding type III secretion system chaperone — encoded protein: MSAIESLLGPDPGAHAGEPARTPRTLLVDTDVLIHLQEDESREEVTLYSVPGSMQEVAWLSERTEAWSHVLPHPAQEQSVCTLTVNHETREVFLSETWPRAALDQVTLGEELNTHAERHRLWRRMLLVPQDGGVEPSPSLL
- a CDS encoding LuxR C-terminal-related transcriptional regulator; the encoded protein is MPGAAQVFPAASNPGADVPRLTMRQTQCLQLVSEGKSSKQIAQMGWLHDR
- a CDS encoding IS3 family transposase (programmed frameshift) translates to MKKRYTEEQIIGFLREADAGMPVKELCRKHGFSEPSYYAWKAKFGGMNVSDAQRLKSLEAENTKLKKLLANSMLEIDAMREVLKGKVKAVAARREVVRQFRGLGLSERRALRLVGMSASTLRYEPRDDGNAALRERLKELAGQHRRHGYRMLHSRLQIDGWAINVKRTYRIYREEGLMVRKRRRKKLPVPERQPLVRPTQPNEVWSMDFVFDELANGRRVKTLTVVDDCSKESVQIVADTSIPALYVTRVLDQAKAERGLPKVIRTDNGPEFAGRTMQTWAAKNGVELRFIQPGKPVQNAYIESFNSRFRDECLSQHWFASLSHMRSVIDNWREDYNHRRPHSTLGYVPPAVFAARCCQLAGSNAQTVASTTMQTPGL